The Lagopus muta isolate bLagMut1 chromosome 4, bLagMut1 primary, whole genome shotgun sequence genome has a window encoding:
- the LOC125692562 gene encoding uncharacterized protein LOC125692562 — protein sequence MARRPRAESSDGAATSAGRPHRRLRPRPCRRRCRALVCRREAGRGGRGGCGWRGGAFLEHGGPGPRASRKATRTERDCSARGVPRTAPRGSGDGVGARRAAGTDEQRSRPKIKGENTECLSGRSLLHRPDISSSEGKRAGPNISQVTSNLCAEAPELRTCRRIIESFELEESLKGHLAQLPYNKQEHLQLHQVLAASSSLNLSASRSRILLGLSITLQCPRFFSRQTRSHKPRSLLRLCRRRLGDGNCKNGAPPEERLQAGGSRLLVAPGLCHQRMPACPVQLAASVGKSRLLLSLFPK from the exons ATGGCCCGGCGGCCCCGGGCGGAGAGCAGCGACGGCGCCGCAACTTCAGCTGGGCGTCCGCATCGCCGCCTCCGGCCGCGGCCGTGCCGCCGCCGTTGCCGGGCCCTTGTGTGCCGCCGGGAGG CGGGACGGGGCGGCCGAGGAGGGTGCGGGTGGCGCGGCGGGGCCTTCCTGGAGCACGGCGGTCCCGGACCGAGGGCGAGTCGGAAAGCGACGCGCACGGAACGCGACTGCAGCGCGAGGGGGGTACCGCGCACCGCCCCGCGTGGTTCTGGGGACGGCGTCGGTGCGCGGAGGGCTGCGGGAACCGACGAACAGCGCTCCCGTCCGAaaataaagggagaaaatacagaatgccTCTCCG GGCGATCTCTTCTCCATCGGCCCGACATCAGCAGCTCGGAGGGAAAACGAGCGGG CCCGAACATTTCTCAGGTAACCAGCAACTTGTGCGCTGAGGCACCGGAACTGAGGACGTGTCGTAGAATTATAGAgtcgtttgagttggaagagtcCCTGAAGGGCCATTTAGCCCAACTCCCCTACAAcaaacaggaacacctacagctccatcaggtgctcgCAGCCTCGTCCAGCCTGAACTTGAGTGCCTCCAG GAGCAGAATCCTGCTTGGGTTGAGCATCACGTTACAATGTCCCCGCTTCTTCTCCCGACAAACACGGAGTCACAAACCCCGCAGCCTCCTCCGGCTCTGCCGGAGACGTCTGGGAGACGGTAACTGCAAGAACGGAGCTCCCCCCGAGGAGCggctgcaggctggggggaGCCGCCTCCTGGTTGCACCCGGGCTGTGCCACCAACGAATGCCAGCGTGCCCCGTGCAGCTCGCTGCTTCTGTAGGAAAATCTCGTCTGCTTTTGTCTCTATTTCCTAAATGA
- the NKX3-2 gene encoding LOW QUALITY PROTEIN: homeobox protein Nkx-3.2 (The sequence of the model RefSeq protein was modified relative to this genomic sequence to represent the inferred CDS: inserted 1 base in 1 codon; deleted 1 base in 1 codon) codes for MAVRGGGGTALTPFSIQAILNKKEERARGWRLCAARAEAPPPPAPRPPPAWDSDSALSEEPESERRSEEESAGGSARPNEAAGRGXAGGGGANFGGGGGRDRDRDGARSDSEASAAASGRGPADEEEAAGGRLLAAEEEAAAPKPRKKRSRAAFSHAQVFELERRFNHQRYLSGPERADLAASLKLTETQVKIWFQNRRYKTKRRQMAADLLAAAPAAKKVAVKVLVRDDQRQYQPGEVLRPPSLLALQPSYYYPYYCLPGWALSCAAAAGTQ; via the exons ATGGCCGtccgcggcggcggcggcaccgCCCTGACGCCTTTCTCCATCCAGGCCATCCTCAACAAGAAGGAGGAGCGCGCCCGCGGCTGGCGGCTGTGTGCTGCCCGCGCCGAGGCCcctccgccgcccgccccgcgcccgccgcccgcctgGGACTCGGACTCGGCGCTGAGCGAGGAGCCCGAGAGCGAGCGGCGCTCCGAGGAGGAGAGCGCCGGGGGCAGCGCCCGCCCCAACGAGGCGGCGGGCAGGG CGGCCGGCGGCGGAGGCGCGAACTTcggaggcggcggcgga cgggatCGGGACCGGGACGGAGCGCGCAGCGACAGCGAAGCGTCGGCCGCCGCTTCAG GTCGCGGCCCGGCCGacgaggaggaggcggcgggcgggagGCTGCTGGCGGccgaggaggaggcggcggcgccGAAGCCGCGCAAGAAGCGCTCCCGCGCCGCATTTTCCCACGCGCAGGTGTTCGAGCTGGAGCGGCGCTTCAACCACCAGCGCTATTTGTCGGGGCCCGAACGCGCCGACCTGGCCGCCTCCCTCAAGCTGACCGAGACGCAGGTGAAGATCTGGTTCCAGAACCGCCGCTACAAAACCAAACGGCGGCAGATGGCGGCCGACCTGCTCGCCGCCGCCCCCGCAGCCAAGAAGGTGGCCGTCAAGGTGCTGGTGCGCGACGACCAGAGACAGTACCAGCCCGGCGAGGTGCTGCGGCCGCCCTCGCTGCTCGCCCTGCAGCCCTCTTACTACTACCCCTACTACTGCCTGCCCGGCTGGGCCCTGTCCTGCGCCGCGGCCGCCGGCACGCAGTGA